Proteins encoded together in one Triticum dicoccoides isolate Atlit2015 ecotype Zavitan chromosome 7B, WEW_v2.0, whole genome shotgun sequence window:
- the LOC119335789 gene encoding NAC domain-containing protein 71-like has product MALPARDDYEYLTPALALPPGVYFNPTNEEIVRTYLNGWIAGHDTSGAEAAVVIEDDVYGDTPDVLARRHLPASTRDSDPSWWFRCHCKVQATRGGAAHRGDRRVATGGFWKLEQTTKEVRCEADGEHLGFKRSFGFYVEHEGEKEKTRWLMEEYTNVDSPDEGTVRNDGKNVLPALYRIYLTPRDPGKKKRKQSGRDVGDDYDDVDGGPVKAARVKVPNAYLHAIAALLSPSSVRGAGQEEPQGGVEAPPPPSGVFSEYRGEAASSDDDDHGMTMNENLLEEAQGSTGGDDSPEMRVLVTMNDGGIPAWEMGMGGGYVFADTSWIDEHYQSTE; this is encoded by the coding sequence ATGGCTCTGCCGGCCCGCGACGACTACGAGTACCTAACCCCAGCGCTGGCGCTGCCTCCGGGCGTCTACTTCAACCCGACGAACGAGGAGATCGTGCGCACCTACCTCAACGGGTGGATCGCCGGGCACGACACGTCGGGCGCAGAGGCGGCCGTCGTCATCGAGGACGACGTCTACGGCGACACACCCGACGTGCTGGCGCGCAGGCACCTGCCGGCCAGCACCCGCGACTCCGACCCCAGCTGGTGGTTCCGCTGCCACTGCAAGGTGCAGGCCACGCGCGGCGGCGCCGCCCACCGGGGCGACCGCAGAGTCGCCACGGGAGGCTTCTGGAAGCTGGAGCAGACCACGAAGGAGGTGAGATGCGAGGCGGACGGCGAGCACCTGGGGTTCAAGCGCAGCTTCGGGTTCTACGTCGAGCACGAGGGCGAGAAGGAGAAGACGCGGTGGCTCATGGAGGAGTACACCAACGTCGACTCGCCGGACGAAGGCACCGTCCGCAACGACGGCAAGAACGTCCTGCCCGCGCTCTACAGGATATACCTCACCCCACGCGATCCCGgcaagaagaagaggaagcagaGTGGCAGAGATGTTGGGGACGACTACGACGACGTCGACGGTGGGCCTGTGAAGGCTGCCCGCGTGAAGGTTCCGAACGCTTACTTACACGCCATCGCGGCGTTGCTGTCGCCGTCGAGCGTTCGTGGTGCCGGCCAGGAGGAGCCGCAGGGCGGCGTTGAAGCGCCGCCGCCACCTTCGGGCGTTTTCAGTGAGTACCGAGGTGAGGCCGCGTCGtcggatgatgatgatcacggcatGACAATGAACGAGAATCTCCTCGAGGAGGCGCAGGGCAGCACCGGCGGCGACGACTCCCCTGAGATGCGTGTTCTCGTTACGATGAACGACGGCGGCATCCCGGCGTGGGAGATGGGCATGGGTGGAGGATACGTTTTCGCCGACACGTCTTGGATCGACGAACACTACCAGAGCACGGAGTGA
- the LOC119340755 gene encoding uncharacterized protein LOC119340755, whose translation MEVMTRPASPTPHRDLRPDSAAASPYATAPSSPRGRLAEPATPFGSVEGAAAAKGSPFLTAPSSPNPFDLLPPVTPRLAGANPFDLFQHFTSAPASPRRAAAIYAHFAEGDHGSRDGGEEEEEDDDDDDEGFHPRSSYSTTASAVPFDWEERPGTPKAGMGGGAAAWDTDFEFGTVVDKTAPAESLTTADELFEKGKIRPLKPLLKTSDEGKIRPLKPPPGLLDGGSVGSSPRSPIAKGALRSPRRRSRVGSGTDFDPFAAALLEATKAPSPSPLGGKNTTAVASGSPPKKADPFAARPASRSAGWRRWRLSDLLLFRSSSEGGRINKEPLPKCPPAQQPDAPLKKANAPPPPTTAKFNARAVSMDKLKKQGGDKSGAAAAAEGIVGCARLSPLQRFARGLGGHSWHHGRGGMAAQGTKG comes from the coding sequence ATGGAGGTCATGACGCGTCCCGCCTCGCCGACGCCGCACCGGGACCTCCGGCCCGACAGCGCGGCCGCGAGCCCGTACGCCACGGCGCCGTCCAGCCCGCGCGGCCGCCTCGCGGAGCCCGCGACGCCGTTCGGCTCCGTCGAGGGAGCGGCCGCGGCGAAGGGCAGCCCGTTCCTGACGGCGCCGTCGTCGCCGAACCCGTTCGACCTCCTGCCGCCGGTCACGCCGCGCCTCGCCGGCGCCAACCCCTTCGACCTCTTCCAGCACTTCACCAGCGCGCCCGCCAGCCCCCGGCGCGCCGCGGCCATCTACGCGCACTTCGCCGAGGGGGACCACGGCAGCCGCGAcggcggtgaggaggaggaggaggacgacgacgacgacgacgaggggtTCCATCCGCGCTCGTCGTACTCCACCACCGCCTCGGCCGTGCCGTTCGACTGGGAGGAGAGGCCCGGGACGCCCAAGGCCGGgatgggcggcggggcggcggcgtgggaCACGGACTTCGAGTTCGGCACCGTCGTCGACAAGACCGCGCCGGCGGAGAGCCTGACGACCGCGGACGAGCTCTTCGAGAAGGGTAAAATCCGGCCGCTGAAGCCTCTGCTTAAGACCTCCGACGAGGGCAAGATCAGGCCGCTGAAGCCGCCGCCCGGCCTGCTCGACGGCGGGAGCGTCGGGTCATCGCCGCGGTCGCCGATCGCGAAAGGCGCCCTGAGGTCGCCCCGGCGACGGAGCAGGGTCGGCTCCGGCACGGACTTCGACCCCTTCGCAGCCGCGCTGCTGGAGGCGACCAAGGCCCCCTCGCCCTCCCCGCTCGGCGGCAAGAACACCACCGCCGTCGCGTCAGGCTCGCCGCCCAAGAAAGCCGACCCGTTCGCCGCGCGTCCAGCCTCCAGGAGCGCCGGGTGGAGGAGGTGGCGGCTCAGCGACCTCCTCCTGTTCCGGAGCTCGTCGGAAGGCGGCCGGATCAACAAGGAGCCGCTCCCCAAGTGCCCGCCGGCGCAGCAGCCCGACGCGCCCCTCAAGAAGGCAAacgcaccaccgccgccgacgacggcCAAGTTCAACGCGAGGGCCGTCAGCATGGACAAGCTCAAGAAGCAGGGCGGCGACaagagcggcgcggcggcggcggcggagggcatcGTCGGGTGCGCGCGGCTGAGCCCGCTGCAGCGGTTCGCCAGAGGGCTTGGCGGGCACTCGTGGCACCACGgccgcggcggcatggcggcgcaGGGGACCAAAGGGTAG